One Rhodothermales bacterium genomic window carries:
- the meaB gene encoding methylmalonyl Co-A mutase-associated GTPase MeaB: MVQDIRSGDRSALARAITLVESKAERHRLLAEKVLDQCARTGRESVRVGFSGVPGAGKSTLIEKLGMRLIGDGHRVAVLAVDPSSTRSGGSILGDKTRMEDLSRETNAFIRPSPSQGSLGGVATRTREAISLCEAAGYDIVLIETVGVGQSEAEVAHLADFVFLLAVTGAGDELQGIKRGVIEYADAVLVTKADGDNESAARIAVQTYEAALQLFRDRDSGWSPRILAVSALEDRGLNTLWSIVSDYRAATKTSGYWDENRSNQSVYWLHASLITEIQESISASAEIREGLARLEDRVRNGLISPRSAAAAILKSFLKLDHS, encoded by the coding sequence ATTGTGCAGGACATTCGGTCGGGCGACCGTAGCGCTCTCGCCCGCGCCATTACACTGGTAGAGAGCAAGGCGGAGCGTCACCGGCTTCTGGCCGAAAAGGTTCTCGATCAATGTGCGCGAACTGGACGCGAGTCAGTCCGCGTTGGTTTCTCGGGGGTGCCCGGGGCCGGCAAAAGTACGCTGATCGAAAAACTTGGAATGCGACTAATTGGAGATGGCCACCGAGTCGCCGTTCTTGCCGTGGACCCGTCGAGCACGCGTAGTGGCGGCAGTATCCTCGGCGACAAGACGAGGATGGAGGACTTGTCCCGCGAAACGAATGCGTTTATTCGGCCGTCGCCGTCTCAAGGGTCTCTCGGTGGTGTCGCCACACGCACCCGCGAAGCGATCTCATTGTGCGAAGCGGCAGGATATGACATCGTTTTGATTGAGACCGTCGGAGTGGGTCAGTCCGAGGCGGAGGTCGCGCATCTGGCGGACTTTGTGTTTCTGCTCGCGGTAACAGGCGCCGGCGACGAATTGCAGGGTATCAAGAGAGGCGTCATTGAATATGCGGATGCGGTTCTGGTTACCAAGGCTGATGGTGATAATGAGTCTGCCGCGAGAATTGCAGTTCAGACCTATGAAGCGGCTCTTCAGCTGTTTCGCGATCGTGACTCGGGGTGGAGTCCGCGCATCCTGGCTGTATCTGCCCTGGAAGATCGCGGGTTGAATACCCTCTGGTCTATTGTCTCCGACTACAGAGCCGCCACAAAGACAAGTGGGTACTGGGACGAGAATCGATCAAATCAGTCGGTGTACTGGCTCCACGCAAGTCTGATAACCGAAATTCAGGAATCCATTTCAGCCAGTGCCGAGATTCGCGAAGGACTTGCCAGGCTGGAGGATCGTGTGCGGAATGGCCTGATATCACCCAGATCAGCGGCAGCAGCGATTCTGAAGTCGTTCCTTAAACTCGACCATTCGTGA
- a CDS encoding glutamate--tRNA ligase has product MSTRVRFAPSPTGYLHIGGLRTALYNVLLAQGQGGSAILRIEDTDRSRFVADAEQDIITSLAWAGLHFDESPVAGGDRGPYRQSERTRHYSDAAQTLLDQGHAYLAFDTPEELDTLRSTKTSDGQAPPRYSASTRGSMKNSLSLAVGDVERLVAEGVPHVIRLRVPEDEVVTFSDIVRGEVSFNSNEVDDQILVKSDGMPTYHLANVVDDHLMGITHVIRGEEWLSSTPKHVLLYRFLGWDVPAMAHLPLILSPTGGKLSKRNAESQGIPVFVSDYQAEGYEPEALLNYIAFLGWNPGTDQEIFDLDELAGVFTLERVGSSGVQFSIDKLRWFNEQHLRRLDAEVLSSRVRTHLDTAGLDVADDYLSAVLDLMRDRISFAADVAAARYFFEDPDRYDEKGIAKRWKDDSGPLLTAYAARLDEASNLDAETAETVLRDLAEERQVGAGRIIHPCRLAVSGVTFGPGLFELMELLGRSTCVRRLRSAVTRLA; this is encoded by the coding sequence ATGAGCACAAGAGTCCGATTTGCACCCAGCCCCACGGGCTACCTTCACATTGGGGGATTGCGAACCGCACTGTACAACGTCCTCCTGGCACAGGGTCAGGGAGGGAGCGCCATTCTCCGGATCGAAGACACGGACCGCAGCCGCTTCGTCGCAGACGCGGAACAGGATATTATCACATCCCTGGCATGGGCAGGCCTGCATTTTGATGAGAGCCCGGTGGCCGGCGGTGATCGAGGACCGTACCGTCAGTCAGAACGCACCCGACATTATTCGGATGCTGCACAAACCCTTCTCGATCAAGGACACGCATACCTGGCGTTCGACACACCGGAGGAGTTGGACACGCTTCGCTCGACGAAAACATCCGACGGTCAGGCGCCACCCAGATATTCTGCATCAACACGCGGGTCGATGAAGAACTCTCTGTCGCTTGCAGTCGGCGATGTTGAAAGATTGGTCGCCGAGGGCGTTCCGCATGTGATCAGGCTCAGGGTTCCCGAGGATGAAGTGGTCACGTTCTCGGACATTGTGCGAGGCGAGGTCTCGTTTAACAGCAACGAGGTCGATGACCAGATTCTCGTCAAGTCGGATGGGATGCCAACGTATCATCTGGCCAATGTCGTTGATGATCATCTGATGGGTATCACACACGTGATTCGCGGAGAGGAGTGGCTCTCGTCCACTCCGAAGCACGTGTTGCTGTATCGATTTCTCGGTTGGGACGTTCCTGCGATGGCCCATCTTCCCCTAATCCTCAGCCCGACAGGCGGCAAACTCTCGAAGAGGAATGCCGAATCCCAGGGAATTCCGGTCTTTGTCAGCGACTACCAGGCGGAGGGATATGAACCCGAGGCTTTGCTGAACTACATCGCGTTTCTTGGTTGGAATCCCGGAACAGATCAGGAGATATTTGATCTCGATGAGCTCGCCGGAGTATTCACGCTTGAACGAGTGGGGTCGAGCGGAGTGCAATTCAGCATAGACAAACTTCGCTGGTTCAACGAGCAACATCTTCGGCGCCTGGACGCTGAGGTGTTGAGCAGCAGGGTGCGGACTCATCTCGATACGGCAGGTCTTGATGTTGCTGACGACTACCTTTCAGCGGTGCTCGATTTGATGCGCGATCGCATCTCATTTGCCGCCGATGTGGCGGCGGCGAGGTATTTCTTCGAAGACCCGGATCGGTATGACGAGAAGGGAATTGCCAAGAGGTGGAAGGACGACTCTGGTCCACTGCTGACAGCTTATGCGGCTCGACTTGACGAGGCGAGCAACCTGGATGCAGAAACGGCTGAGACCGTCCTTCGCGATCTCGCTGAAGAACGCCAGGTTGGCGCCGGCCGAATCATCCATCCATGTCGTCTTGCCGTGTCGGGAGTGACGTTCGGCCCTGGTCTGTTCGAACTGATGGAACTGCTCGGCCGGTCTACTTGCGTCCGACGATTACGTAGCGCGGTTACTCGATTGGCGTAA